The following coding sequences are from one Triticum aestivum cultivar Chinese Spring chromosome 5A, IWGSC CS RefSeq v2.1, whole genome shotgun sequence window:
- the LOC123103131 gene encoding glutathione transferase GST 23 — MDDHQEEAPEKVKLFGMWASPYVLKVKWALSIKGVEYEYVEEDLRNKSDDLLEHNPVHKKVPVLLYRGKPVAESDVIVEFVDEAWSYRGGRILPDDPHERAMARFWVRFVHDKLSPPIWKWFTAAPGEGQKAALGAAVEQLQVLEDLLALGGKDFFAGESVGLVDLSLGALAYVIPMYEEIIGVRMVTEERFPSLSAWMGRFLDSPPVKDHPPPVERLKPRYRAMREAFLNMG; from the exons ATGGATGATCATCAAGAGGAAGCGCCGGAGAAGGTGAAGCTTTTCGGCATGTGGGCGAGCCCCTACGTCctcaaggtaaaatgggctctcaGCATCAAGGGCGTGGAGTACGAGTACGTGGAGGAGGACCTGAGGAACAAGAGCGACGACCTCCTGGAGCACAACCCCGTGCACAAGAAGGTCCCCGTGCTGCTCTACCGCGGCAAACCGGTGGCGGAGTCCGACGTCATCGTCGAGTTCGTCGACGAGGCGTGGAGCTACCGCGGCGGCCGCATCCTCCCCGACGACCCCCACGAGCGCGCCATGGCCCGCTTCTGGGTGAGGTTCGTGCACGACAAG CTCTCGCCGCCGATCTGGAAGTGGTTCACGGCGGCGCCAGGCGAGGGCCAGAAGGCCGCGCTGGGGGCCGCCGTGGAGCAGCTGCAGGTCCTGGAGGACTTGCTCGCCCTCGGCGGCAAGGATTTCTTCGCCGGGGAGAGCGTCGGGCTCGTCGACCTGTCGCTCGGCGCGTTGGCGTACGTGATCCCGATGTACGAGGAGATCATCGGCGTGAGGATGGTCACCGAGGAGAGGTTCCCGTCTCTGTCGGCGTGGATGGGGCGGTTCTTGGACTCGCCGCCGGTGAAGGATCACCCGCCGCCAGTGGAGAGGCTGAAACCCAGGTACCGAGCCATGCGCGAAGCCTTTCTGAACATGGGCTAG